Proteins from a genomic interval of Anaeromusa acidaminophila DSM 3853:
- a CDS encoding IS3 family transposase, whose amino-acid sequence MNRGYSATVVLRILEIAESSYYYHQKESIAPVQKGIGHCGRPIKGYSFDTSCKKISDEQIKDWLMEMILGEEDNYGYRKLTKALWRQHQLVINKKKTYRLCKELGILKKQRQRKLHHPRRLARNRTVTGPNQLWETDIKYGYIAGEDRFFYFMGVIDVYDREIIDYHLGLNCEGKHAAHILERALWRRKLTATTTRPVVRTDNGPQFISHAFEDACIALQIEHERIPPKTPNLNAHIESFHSILERDCYSRHEFVSYSEAYETVAQFIDFYNHRFLHGSLGDIPPSEFHNMVLQTNGQPFVVTL is encoded by the coding sequence ATAAACCGGGGGTATTCAGCAACGGTTGTGTTGCGAATTTTAGAGATTGCAGAGTCATCATATTACTACCATCAAAAAGAAAGCATAGCGCCCGTGCAGAAGGGTATCGGCCACTGTGGCCGTCCTATTAAGGGATATTCTTTTGATACGTCCTGCAAGAAAATTAGCGATGAACAAATCAAAGATTGGCTTATGGAAATGATTTTGGGAGAAGAAGACAATTATGGTTATCGGAAATTGACCAAAGCATTGTGGCGCCAACACCAGCTGGTAATCAACAAAAAGAAAACCTACCGGCTATGCAAAGAACTTGGGATATTAAAGAAGCAGCGGCAGCGCAAGTTGCATCATCCGCGGCGCTTGGCAAGAAATCGAACTGTAACCGGGCCAAATCAGCTTTGGGAGACCGATATCAAGTATGGCTATATTGCAGGAGAAGACCGTTTCTTTTATTTCATGGGCGTTATTGATGTCTATGATAGAGAAATCATAGACTACCATCTGGGCTTGAATTGCGAGGGCAAGCACGCAGCTCATATTCTGGAGCGTGCATTATGGAGGCGAAAACTAACGGCTACTACTACACGTCCTGTCGTGCGGACTGATAATGGTCCACAGTTTATTAGCCACGCCTTTGAAGATGCTTGTATAGCATTGCAAATTGAGCATGAGCGAATTCCGCCCAAAACCCCAAATCTGAATGCCCATATTGAATCATTTCACAGTATTTTGGAACGAGACTGCTACTCACGGCATGAATTTGTCAGCTATAGCGAAGCCTATGAAACGGTTGCGCAGTTTATTGATTTTTACAACCACCGCTTTCTGCATGGAAGTCTGGGCGATATTCCGCCTAGTGAATTTCACAACATGGTTTTGCAGACCAATGGCCAACCGTTTGTCGTGACATTGTGA